The DNA sequence AGTGATAGTTCCTGGCAATATCACCTCTTTCGGGTCATTTTCCAACAGCCACTTTTTCAATAAATTCCAAGTGACCCAACTTTTTTCTGACTATTTACTGCAAGTTTTGTGGTGCCTATTGAATCTTTTTATGTTTTTAACCATAAATAAACTCAAACTGGTTTCCAACCTTAGCGTGCATGTTAGAATCTTAAGTGTTAGTGTTAGAGTGTTAGAATTAGAATATTGAAAGAATTAAGTTCTTTAGTTGGATATTCTCATACATTGACAAATCTTTATATATGTTGAGTCTGACACCTACAAATAGGTTTCTAGTATATATTGAATAAACAAGTTATCAAAGTATCTCTTCCTTTTTCTTATTTTCACATTAGACTTTTCTCTTAGATGTAAATATCTTTCTCAGCTGCTACATCGTAGTGCCGTTATATCTTTTTTATCAAACTAAACTAGTAAACTTATTGAAATTTCATATTGTCGTGCTATTCATAACTTATCAACTAGATGAGATCCACAGTAGTTGGTATCCATTTATGCTTGCATCACTGATTCATTTACTCCCTCTCTCCCGGAGTGCTTGCCCTATTTTGCTTTCTGATATTCAAGTGATATAATCTTTGGCTAATACTTTTCACAATAATTTTCTTCAGTGTTAAATTGGAAAACTTAAATTTGTCTGTATTcttttttgtaaattctaaacGCCTGAACgtcatttaaaataaaaataattttaaatccaCTTAACTAAAATTAAATCTAAAGTATAATCATATAATTGTAACAAAAGTTATTAAGGAAAAACAGGAAGATAACTTCTACTTATTTTATGATATCCACTGGGGTCAGTATCTATTTGTGCCTGTACCAAGGTCTCGTTTGGAAGTTGATGAGTTCCTTATGTGCAAGATAACTAAAGCTATCCATGATCTTATCTTAGGGAATGCCATATCTAAACAGTGCCTTTTGAGGTTCTAGTTTCTATAGTAAATATAGAGAAGCTCTTGTTTGCCTGTTATGTTTGGAGCTTCCTGGTCATCTCTATGGTGCATTAAGTCTAGGCTCTAACGCTGTTAACCCACTAGGAGCCTTAGAATTCTGTGGCTTGAAGGCTTCTAGCCAGATTCGTCACTGGAGGCCTTCTAAGCTACTGCCTTGACTTCTGGACGTAGAGAACATTTAGGCGAGTATCAGCAACTGGTGATATTACCTATTCCCAGTTCAATCTTGATCTGTCATTTTTTTAGAAATGGTAGTCACTGCAACCTATATGCTGATGTGCCCGAACATTCTCCAACATCCAGATCATACTCTTGCTTTCACCTCTTCGAAAGGACGTAACACATTCCCAATCCTAGCGACAGTCGGTGCTTTCTTTGGTGAAGTATTCCACAGAGTATCAAAGTAACAAAAAGTTGTTTCTTTCACTAGCTACCTTTACTCTAACTCTGTCATTTGATATGTCTCTCAACCCTGCTCTCATTTATGCTTATAGTACTTTTCCAGCTTATTTCACTTTAATGCCTCCACATCGCTTTTTAGATGGCTTTGCGAACTTGAACTTTTTAGTATTTACTAGTGTTTTTCAGTCGAATTATGCATGCCATGGAAATCTTATAGCTGAGAGAGACCGCAACATGATAATTACACCTAAATTCTTTGGCTTGAAAGGATCTTTTATGCTTTAACTTCAAGTTGAGTTTAATATTCTCATGGTGAAGTCTTGCTATGTTTTCCCCATGGAATTATGCATGCCATGACCATCTAATAGCTGAGCAAGACTGCAGCATGATAATTACACCGAAGTTCTTTGGCTTGAAGGGATTCTTTATGTGTGAACTTCAAGTTGAGTTAAATATTCTCATGCTGAAGCCTAGTAGTTCCTATTTTACTCTCATTTGTTACTTGACAATTTGCTGTTTTGGTTCATGAGATACTTAACTACTTTTTATTTGTACTAGTTACTTTTCCATTGCACATTAGTAATTTGCTTGCTTTAGTCTTTGATGGAGAGTTTACCTATTGGTTATTCAGGCAAGAGACCATTCAGACTTTATCTGCCGCATGAAGGATTATATATCTCGACAAGAATTCATAAATAGAACCATATCTGCACTTGACAGCCACTTTTCTGCGACTTCTCTGGAGCTTAAATCATTTGACTGTCCTGATGATACGAAATTTATGCCCTCCTCTAGATTGCTTGGAAAAGAAGAATTGGAGGAAAGTTTTGAGTCTGAATCTGGGAATGTCATACTTCAGTCACTGTAACTGCCACAAGACCTTCGCTTGAGGTGCTACTGTATGTCAATGTACCTTAATTGGTTATTCGTCGAGGAATAATTTTCCCTCTTTCCATGAGAATATTTTTGTTGGATTGGGCTCCTAATCTGGTTGTGGTTGCCTACCTCCAACTCATTCATGTTGCTACTTCCTCGGATAAAAATACTGGGAAGAAGTGCTACCTTTTACCATTGTGCGTTACAGGAGGTATAATTAAGTCCTTGTTTGTAAGCACATCGATTGAGCGTCTACATTATTAATTCACTGGACAAACCACCATCTCTACAGATACTGTTTTGTAATCTGACCATCTCTCTCTCCTTCATTTGCTTGTGGTTTTATTTTTTACAGCAAAGGGACTCTGCTTAAAATTTTGAGCTGCCTAGACTTTGATTCCAAGAGTTTGTTGTTGCTAGTAGAGGTTTTCGTAGTCATTACCAGGAAAGAGAAAATTTTCAATTGTACACAACCTGTTGATTGGTAAGTTTTGCTTTCCAATAATCATAGCTATTATGTTAGCAAGCACCCGCACCATGCATGCCAATGTGACAATAGCATCATGATACAAAAGAGTAACTTGCTTTCTTGAATAAATACTGGAACATTCTTTTGCAATTTTGTTCAGATGCAAAATTTAAGATCTTCCGCAAAAGCTTTCTCTTAACCAGATATCAACTTTCAGTGAGCTTCTCGACCATCTGGAAAGCAAATATTCTCTTGATGATCTAGGGGAATAATCCAAGTAAGAATACAGATCTAGTCGTCCTGTACATTAGAGGTCACTTGTTTATAATAAAGCTCAAATCTTGATTAAAACCACTAACTCATGATTAAAAGATAACAGTATCTTTGGCGTAGTATCTGACAGGTTTTCTGTTTCACGAATGTATGTACAATGGTGTTGTGCCATGGGTCTGAAAGGTCCCATTGATCCTTTTCCAGTCACATTGTGTTGTACTATAAATCCCAAAAATGGCAACATTGCCAATCTCCCTGCAAATCCACTAGGACATTAGCTTGTTTCTATTAAGTCATACAAAGTCTTATACAGAAATAAACAGGCTTATTAGTGACTTAGCATTAGCAATCTCCTTCTCCTTATCCTCCAAAGTGGGTGCAAAATTTAGGGGATTGAAAACATGGATAACCAACTACATTAGGAGGTAAGCCATAATTCTTGAAGATAGGGTCTTGGTTGACACTTCCTGGATTCTTGATGTCTTGCCAACGAATCTCATAGAAGAGGGAGAAGaagtaaataaaaaagaagatttTGATGATCTGCCTCCGTCCAAGAGGGCAGAACAATTGGAAAGGTTTATCGGTGAAGGTGTTTTGGCTgctaagaaaaataagaagagaaaACAAGAAAAAAGAGCAAGTTCCAATTGATGGATGAACCAGCTGTTGTTGTACTTGTGCTTATAGATCTTGAAATATATGAAGAAGCTAAAAAGAACAGGTTCTTCTGCTTCCAAAAAAAATAGGAGGTATAATTTTGATGAGCTAGGGACCAACTCAAAAAGGAAGAAGGTGAGTTCCTTAACAACTGTAAGAAAGGACCCTACATCAGGCTTTTTGCAGGAAGCGCGAGTGTTACAATGAGGTGGAGTCAGCCACCGTGTTTGTGAAGAGGAAAGCTAAACCACCAGGTAAGGGAAGCATTGTGCTGAATCACAGAAGTAAGAAGGCTAGATTAGAGTGGAAAATCTATGTTTCTAGAGCATGTGCAGAAGCAACTCTCTTCCGGTCAATAAATATGGTCCTTAAGTCTTTTCTAGTGGtccttagagcccgtttggattagcttaTTTTAAGTATTTTTAAGTCAAAATAGCTTTTAAGCCATTTCGTAGTGTTTGGATAAAGTAAAACAGTGCTTTTAAGTACTTGTTTTTaagctaaaatgacaaaaataagccaaaaactAGATTTTCTAACGTATGGCTTTTGGCTTAAAAGCCACTTACAACAAGcccatccaaacgggctcttagtctTTTCTAGTCAAGTCCTATTTTGTTATGCTATCCTTTGTACTCTACCGGTTTAACATCTTTTTTTTTGTGGCATTTGAAGCAAGTTCTTTGTTACTTTTGTTGGTTTGGGCTAACAAATTCATATGGttatataaataaatttttatattctTTGTGTGATGAGTCTCTTAAGATGGATAATATCATGAGACTAATGTTTAAGCTCTTGATTTATGTGCATGTTAGTGTAGCCCAAGTGACCATGAGTTTGATATTGCTTAATTTTCACTTTTGACTCTATTGCTGCTTTGTTATCGGTGATGTCAAAAGGGAAAAGTTAAGAATATGCATATATACTGATCAATGAACCTGGTCTCTGTGTAACTCAGTGTTTAAAAAAGCGCTCGCTTCAtcgctttaagcgagaagcgaGGCGAAGCGTGAAAGACAGCGCTTCAGCAAGGTGAAGCGACTCAAGTCAGTAAAAGCGACCGCTTCTCTGTAAAAAGCGAGAAGCGGGGAAAGCGAAGCGTCCGCTTCTCTGTATTAAAATACCCAAccctattttattaaaaataagttttttgGATTAAACACTGATCTTCAACAACAGCGACTAGTATTCTTCAACTTCCAACAACAACGACTTCTTCTTCATCTACTTCTAATTTCTGAAAGAATctcaaatcatcaactagggttgttcttcttcttcttcaacttcaAGTTCAAGACTTCAAGACTTCAAGACTTAAACAGGTATGTTCTGAACTtctgatttttatttttcttcttcttcttcttattctttttctttctaaACGTCCAAAAAGCAGCGAAATGCTAGCGAATTTTTCCAGAATTTTACTGCCCAATTTTTCAGAATTTTACTGCCCAATTTTTTCAGTTATTAACAGAGAATTCCTATGATTTTTTATATCCTTTATTCTTAGTTCTTATTGACTTTCTTATGTGTTATGTAGTTATTCTTTTAATGGCGCCAAAAGAAGATAGGAAAGATCCGGCTTGGGCTTACTCTGAAAGAGTTTGCGAGACCAACAAGATGGCAATTAGATGTCTTTTTTGTGACAAGATTTCAAATGGAGGAATCTATCGTCAAAAAGCGCATCTAATCGGTGGTGATCCAAATATCGCATCTTGTCCTAAAGTTCCGTCGCATGTGAAGGAAGATTTGAAAGCATTCCTTCATAAAAAGAAAGAGTTAAAGACTCAACTGATTCATGAACAAGAACTATATAATCTTGATGACGATGATGAAACAAAAGAAGGTGACGATGCTTCGTCGCTTCTACCAAAATCACAAAAGTGGGGAAGGATGCAACCAATGTCTTCTAGTTGTGGATCTACTGGCAAGACCAAAGGTCCTATGGATTGTTACTTCTCGCAAAAATCTGGAGATAAGGAAGAAAAAAGTGGTAATTCTCAAATTGATGCCAAAACGATTTTGAGGGATCGTGCAATTACAATGTTTGCGCGGTGGATATATGATGCAGGTCTTCCTTTTAATTGTGTTAATTATACTGACACTTTTTCTGCTTTTATTGAGGCCGTAGGCCAATATGGTCCAGGAATGaagcctccaacatatcatgaagtTAGAGGGCCATATCTAAAAAAAGAGGTGGCAGAGGTGAACAAAATCGTGGAGGAGCACAAAGTAGAATGGAACAAGTTTGGTTGTTCCATTATGATGGATAAGTGGACGGCAAGAAATGGAAAAATGATCATCAATATCTTGGTGAATTCTCCTAAGGGAAGCCTGTTTCTTGAATCCGTTGATGCAAGCGACTCTTCGACTGATTCAACCAAAATGTACTCCTTGTTCAAGAGTACAAAATGTTGTTCAAGTTGTCACGGACAACGCCAGTGAAAATGTTAAAGCTGGCGATTTGATGTCTGCTGGGTACCCGCATATTTATTGAACTCCGTGTGCAGCACATTCCATTAATTTGATCTTCGGtgatattttcaaggaaagaccctTTAGTTCAATCTTTAATCAGACAATTAGAGTGCATTCCTATATTGTTCAAAggcctttgttattgaatataATGAAGAGATTCACTAAACAAAGAAGCTTGGTGAAACCCGCAAAGACAAGATTTGCTACTGCTTTCTTGACTTTGCATAGGATGTATGAGCAAAAAAGCAATTTGAAGAAGTTGTTTGTTTCAGATGAGTACACTAACAGTGCCTATGGAAGGGAAGCTCGAGGGAGAGAATCTGCAGATATTATACTTTCTCCTTCATTCTGGAACAATGTGGTTCATGCATCGAAGATTGGTGGTCCTTTAGTTAAAGTGCTTCGTTTGGTGGATGGGGAGCAAAGGCCACCAATGGGCTACCTGTACGAAGCAATGGATAGGGCAAATGAGGCTATTCAAGTCTCGTTTAGTgatcaaagaaaatacaaaagagtCTTTGAGATCATAGATAAAAGGTGGGATAGTAAGCTTCATAGCCCTTTGCATGCAGCTGGACTTGTTTTGAACCCGCAACTGTTTTATGACAATGAAGAAAGGATTCTAGGAGATGAACCTTTGTGGAATAGATACTATGAATGTATTGAGAAGTTGATACCTGAAGAATCCGTGCAAGATAAAATAACAGAGCAATTTAGTATTTATAGGAATGCTGAGCAACTTTTTGGAAAAAACATGGCGATTAGACAAAGAAAGACGAAGTCACCAGGTGAGCGAGTGCTTATATGTTGTTTTATAGTTAATAAGTTATTTCTTTATCaatattatgttttgaaaatttgttcTACTTCTACAGTTGAATAGTGGAAGCAATATGGCCATTCCACTCCGGATTTACAAAAGTTTTCCATCAAGGTTCTAAGTCTAACATGTAGCTCATCTGGGTGTGAAAGGAATTGGAGCGTGTTCGAACATGTAAGAACTAAGAAGAAAGATTTAGTATATtgagataattaaattatatctcaATTGTTCTAATCTTACTAATTACTTATTATTTGCAGATTCATACCAAAAAAAGGAACAAACTAACCTTGAAGTGTCTCAATGATCTAGTATTCATTAAGTACAATAGAACATTGAGACGTCGTTACAACGCTCGCAATGTAATTGATCCAATTAGTTTGGACAACATCGATGATGCTAATGAATGGCTAACTGGAGTCCCGGAAGAATATGCAGATGAAGAAGTATTTGAGGAAACTTCTGATTTCACTTGGGGTGATGTTGCGGAGGCGCGTGGAATTGGGGAGAGGATTTATGGTTTGAGGGGGAGTACCTCAACTTCAAGTTCATAGAGGAAGGGAAAAGAGGCAGCTACTTTGTCCCtagttgatgaagaagaagaaattgaagaagatgacgagcaatataataatgatagtggaatacaagaatttgacaatcttgtagaagaataggatgctcattttgtgctttaattgatgctactatttagtttttacattgaagtattgaacatttgcttacaattacatgtgttgtctatgcaatatttatttatttatttattttttaaatttcgcCTCACTTCAAAAAAGCttctcgcttctcgctttaagcgaaatgGGGTTTGTCGCTTTTtctcgcttcacgctcttcacaatACTGGTGTAACTATATTGTTGTGTTCTAAAGAAATATTTGCAGAAAAATGCTGAATCAATCTGGTTCTTATGCCTATGAAAAAGCTTAAGAAGTATTTATAAAGTACACTACAATAAATTTTTTATGtagtaaatatatttaaaacttctatacatataatgtcgggttggtttggtttcggtttgacttttttagttaaaaccaaaccaaaccaaatatggacGGGTTCTTTtttcaacaccaaaccaaatcaaaccaaaccatagtcggattttttttctcggtttgactcgaattatcgggtTGGTACGGTTTGTCGGTTTTATTTGTACACCCCATTACCATGTTatcaaatttgaaaattttattttgctTTCTAGGCTAGAGTTTATAGTTTTGAAAGGGGTTATGATATTAAATTTGTCCCTTTGATTATAGAGTTGTAACCTACATTTTAGCTACAATTGGGTTAATTTTAGAGGTAAGGTACTAGAGTTTATAGTCCATTTAATTATTGTATTGTAACCTAAATCGCTCTTGAAGTTAGTGAAATTTTGAGTCAAATCtcacaagggtaggtcgtgattttttacTCTCTTGAGTAAGAAAGTTTTTCATGTAAAATTACCCGTGTACTTTAATTTTCCCACTTCATTTTCAGTTTTATACAATTCATTCCCCTCTTATGTTTAGGTGcatcccaaaataacatcaacataGTGGAACAAGATGAACTCGATCACAAGTAGAGTTGATGAAGATGCAAAGTAGTCAGAATTTCCTGCATCATTTCACGTTCTTTCGGTCCTCAGCAACTCCCAGTGGATCGTCAAAACCATTGCCTCCCGGGAGCCTAAACAAAGTAATGTTCCAATATCAGTACTAGACAGAGTCAGAGTTACGATTTTGAATTTATGAGATCTGTATTTTAAAAACGGTACTAGgttgtatataaattatttatacatattaagTTAATTATTTAACAAAGAATGGGTCAAAGCTACTGTTTTTACAGAACCTGTATGCGAAACGGTAGCTCTGTAGTAAAGAGTTTATATAGTGGAAAATACTGTTGTGCTTATATAgtgcaaaatatatttttttattggaAAACGCTTTTGGCAACGAATGGAATGATATGGTTTGTGAAAATTTATATTGCATGACCACCACGTGAAATTTGTTATTATAGGAGAATAACTTTTGTTATTTATGGGTGGAAGTTATGCTCCTTTACAAAGATTTCTATCTTTGAATTAATTATCATTTGCTTTTTTAACACTTTATATTCTTGCTAACACTGAAAATATATCACCAGCACAATCATATTGCCCTATTCTCTATTTTTGTAAGATTACATATGGATATATTTTTATATTCAATCATACAGAACATGAAAAAGTTTTTCATAGAAAACATTTTTCTCCGCATAATAAAAATGTGATTTAGAATGCGCGTACCTGCCATCGAGATAAGTAAGAGATGCTAATTAAGCCTGGAAGCCATTCTCCTTTCTTAGCTACAACCTTAGAATGATTTGAGCTATGATgttgtttctttttttctttttgtcgtGAATTGTTCCAAGCGTTCAATTTAATTCTTTGGCATAAAGGCTCAATGGATAGTTCTGTTAGGCTGGATAATGGGATTGTAAACattatacatgaaaaaatatttattttatttcgattttgctattttttttaataaaatgcTTCGTGCATAAATCTTGGATTTTAAGAGTTTCATGCTTtgatttgaaaatatatataattttcaaaTAGCTTATGCGGTTAATTGATTTTTATGCATACATGGTTAGAAAATATATTATGTGATTTTCTTAGTTCGCACGAGTCAGATAGTGTGTCGGATACCGATAAATAAGATTTGAGTCGGGACAATCATGATGGAACTCCAAAATATGCTACATAGGTAGTAGAAAAGAAACATTAGAGAGATGAAAAAAGGAGCAAGAGAAATTGGAGTTTTGACTTATACTTGTTTGGCAAGCTTCTAGAAaatcaaaagcacttttttccctTGAAATATGGTTAATCTTGAATCATTTAGGTGTACGGTTTATTTCCTCCAAAGATCGTTCTTTCTCACTTTCCTATTTCTCCTAGTTCAATTCTACTCCCCCTCCCCTCCattcaaaaaaagaaataaaaaaagagagaaataagaaaataaaaggtaAATGGAGACTTGGAAAACTTTAGTGGAAAGAAAACTATGTCGCCAACTGGAATCTCTCGTCTCATATGATAATGTGACAATTGATTGACTTAAATTCATCCCGGCAAGAGATATCTCACGTGAAAAGCTATGAATGCATAAGCTGGTAAATACTCCATCTGTTCcgatttatgtgaacctatttcttttttagtccgttccaaaaagaatgacccctttctaaatttggaaacaatttagcttaaatttACAATTCTACTcttaatgagaaatttttataaccacacaaatactctgaacccatttttgacttgtttaggaccacaaattccaaaaatcttcatttttttcttaaactccgtgc is a window from the Nicotiana tomentosiformis chromosome 10, ASM39032v3, whole genome shotgun sequence genome containing:
- the LOC138899651 gene encoding uncharacterized protein isoform X1; amino-acid sequence: MAPKEDRKDPAWAYSERVCETNKMAIRCLFCDKISNGGIYRQKAHLIGGDPNIASCPKVPSHVKEDLKAFLHKKKELKTQLIHEQELYNLDDDDETKEGDDASSLLPKSQKWGRMQPMSSSCGSTGKTKGPMDCYFSQKSGDKEEKSGNSQIDAKTILRDRAITMFARWIYDAGLPFNCVNYTDTFSAFIEAVGQYGPGMKPPTYHEVRGPYLKKEVAEVNKIVEEHKVEWNKFGCSIMMDKWTARNGKMIINILVNSPKGSLFLESVDASDSSTDSTKMYSLFKSTKCCSSCHGQRQ
- the LOC138899651 gene encoding uncharacterized protein isoform X2, with translation MKRFTKQRSLVKPAKTRFATAFLTLHRMYEQKSNLKKLFVSDEYTNSAYGREARGRESADIILSPSFWNNVVHASKIGGPLVKVLRLVDGEQRPPMGYLYEAMDRANEAIQVSFSDQRKYKRVFEIIDKRWDSKLHSPLHAAGLVLNPQLFYDNEERILGDEPLWNRYYECIEKLIPEESVQDKITEQFSIYRNAEQLFGKNMAIRQRKTKSPVE